A region of the Flintibacter sp. KGMB00164 genome:
TGGGATGCGGCAGGATGTTAAAATGTAAACTGTGATTTTAGAGCCTAATTTGGCCCCCTGTTGCATCAGTCCGGCCAGCGGCGTCTTGTTTGTTGAAGGAGGGCACCTGTGATGATTCAACGTGCCGATTCAAACCGAAAGACCCTTTTGGCTTTGTTGGTGGTGCTTGCCGGACTGCTTGTACTGCGGTACTGTGCCTTTGGCCTGTCCTATTATCCTCAACTGGACGACTATATCCAATATTGCAATTACCGGCAGAGTACAGAACCCTTTTGGGAGATGGCCCTGCGGGTAGGGCTGCTGGCCTCCCGGCCTTTGGCCAACATAGCCGACTATTTTATTTGGAGCCCCCTGTTTGACCATATGTTGGTGGGAGTGGCCCTGGTCTGTGTGTTATACGTGGCCTGTGTGGGCATGATGTGGAGCCTGTTGAGACGGTATTTTCCGGTAGGTCCGGTTTTTCCCGTGGTAATGACCCTGCTGCCTCTGGGCATGGAGGGGCTATACTGGATGTCCGCCTCCACCCGTATTGTGGGCGGGATGTTCTTGGGCTGTCTGGGGGCCGTGGCCTTTGCGAGATGGCTGGATACCGGGCGCTGGTACTGGCTGGCGGCCTATCTGCCCTTACAGCTTCTGCCCTTTGGGTTTTATGAGCAGAGTGCCGTGTTGTCCATGACATTGGTGTTGGGACTGGCCCTGCTGGAGCTGCCGCGGCGGAAGTGGCGCTGTCTGGGAGCGCTGTGGGCTCCTGCTGCCATGGTGTTCTATTTTGCGTTTTTGTCCTTTATGGCATCCAAGAACCCCTTTGTCTCCCGCAGTGAGCTGGTGCTGCCTGACAGTCCGTATTACTGGGACGTTTTCCTGCCCCAGGTTTTGGGGCAGATCAAGGAGGCGTTCCTCAAGGGCGGTCTGCTTACCCTGGGAAAGGGCTTTATCCGGGGAATCCAGATCTTGCTTTCCCGTGGCCTGTGGCTGTGGCTGGCGGTGATGGCAGCTGGGTGTGCGGGATTTGGTTATCTTGCCTGGAAGGAAGATAGCCGCAAGTTGGACCGCACCGCGGTGGGGATCCGTCTGCTGGCCTTGCTTGTGGGCATTCTGCTGGCGGTGGCTCCGGTGACCCCGTTCCTGATTTTGGGTAACCCCTGGTTCTCTCTGCGAGGCACGGTGACTTCCTTTGCCGGGATCGCCCTGGTGGCGGATACGGTGGCTGAGCTGATCTTCTGCCGCTGGCGCAGGGTTCTGCCCTGGGCGGCGGCAGCCTTTGCGCTGGTATGTTCGGTGGCCTGTCTGTCCGAATTAAGTGATTACCGGGACACCTATCAGACCGATCAGAAGATTGCACACACAGTTTTGTCCACGCTAAGGGAGGACCAGGTGGCAGGTGAGACCAAAGTGGGCATTTTAAATCTGAAGTCCAGCTACCTTCCCGACCAGAATTTTTACTACCACGAGCACATCCACGGCTGCACAGAGAGCGGCTGGGCCTTTTCCGGGCTGATCACTGCGGTGGGAGGGCTGGGACTGCCCAGCGTAACGCCTCTGACTACCACCCCAATGTATCAGCAGTGGAACTATGAGAGCAATCGCCCCGACCGCTTTGATCTGCTGTATTACTATGACGGCGAACAGTTGATCCCCGCCCAACTGGAGGTCGCCGGGGAGAAGAGTTATCAGGTGACGGATCGCCAGGGCAACCTTTTGGGAATCATCTGGGAGGAGAACGGAAATGGATATTTCCAGCCCGCGGCGTAATGTGGCTCCCCTTGCAATTTGATACAAAGTATCCTACAATAATGCCTGCGGAATAAACCGGTCAGCGGTTTATTTACACGTATGGTTTGATAGAGAAGGAGGTTCTTTCATGCCCCTTGACCGCATTGCCGGAAATCTGTTTCAGCGCACCTCGTCCGCCCAGCGGGCCGTATTTTTGGCCTGTTTTGTATCGGGATACCTGGTGCACCTGTTTGCTTTTACCAATATCATTCCGAACTCCGATGGACTCAGCCGGGTCTTTGACCCACAGCAGATGACGGTGTCCGGGCGGTGGTTTCTCCACTATGCCTCCGCTCTGAACAGCTTCACGCAGATGCCTGCCCTCATAGGCTTTTTCTCTATGGTCTTTCTGGCTCTGGCGGCGGCGGGCATTGTGAGCGTGCTGGGGATGCGCAGTCGGTCTCTGGCCGCCCTGCTGGGGGTGAGCATGGCCGCCTTCCCCTGCATGGGCTATACCTTCCTGTACATGTTTACCGCCTCTGCCTATTGTCTGGCCATTTTCCTGGCTGTGCTGGCGGTGGCGATGGCGAAAAAAGGTTGGCGATGGGCTGTGGCAGGAAGCTTGCTGCTGGCCCTGGCCATGGGCATCTACCAGGCCTACGCCGCCGTGGCGGTGGCCTTGTCGGTGCTGCTGATTTTAAAGCAGTGCCTCAGCCACCGGGCACAGTGTAAGGAGACTGCCGTGCTGGGTGTGCGCCTGCTGGCCTTCCTGGCGGTGGGAGCTGTGGCCTACTACGTCATTTTACAGGTGTTTTTGAAGGTAAAAGGGCTGGAACTGCTGGAATACCTGGGTATGAGCCAGGCGGGCAGCGGTTATCCCATTGCCCAGCTGCCCTCTTTGCTGCTGTCTGCCTATAAGCAGGTGGTGGTGTTCTTCTTTGTGCCCGGTTCTTCCA
Encoded here:
- a CDS encoding glucosyltransferase domain-containing protein encodes the protein MPLDRIAGNLFQRTSSAQRAVFLACFVSGYLVHLFAFTNIIPNSDGLSRVFDPQQMTVSGRWFLHYASALNSFTQMPALIGFFSMVFLALAAAGIVSVLGMRSRSLAALLGVSMAAFPCMGYTFLYMFTASAYCLAIFLAVLAVAMAKKGWRWAVAGSLLLALAMGIYQAYAAVAVALSVLLILKQCLSHRAQCKETAVLGVRLLAFLAVGAVAYYVILQVFLKVKGLELLEYLGMSQAGSGYPIAQLPSLLLSAYKQVVVFFFVPGSSNAFTTPLMAGLDVLAALLAAVCFFAILVRRSLWREVWRVAGAVVMLLLLPVAVSFAQIISPYSDATPIMKYPYVLVYAAVLLCADLGLSLLPRPRAGVAVSWALAACMVCLCLYGANINNILYTASEQAHRSTLSYATRLMGRIESCPGYTGEEEIVIIGSFPVDRIYSQIESYALVDHYSVPLNTVAPLNKHIYYYLQDWLNIPVEEPEEEVMLEVSQSKEFQKMPLYPADGSVQKLDGRIVVKIQEEYTPKSDYEIAYENRR